Proteins from one Streptomyces sp. NBC_00289 genomic window:
- a CDS encoding beta-galactosidase, translated as MPALTTTSDGFLLHGEPFRIISGAMHYFRVHPDQWADRLRKARLMGLNTVETYVPWNLHQPAPDGPLMLDGFLDLPRFLRLAQAEDLHVLLRPGPFICAEWNDGGLPAWLLSVPGIRLRSSDPRFAEAFDGYLDLLLPALRPQWAASGGPVIAVQLENEYGAYGDDTAYLKHVEQALRGRGVEELLFTCDQANSRDLSAGSLPGVLATATFGSRVEEHLGALRAHRPEGPLMCSEFWIGWFDHWGGPHHTREAGDAAADLDRLLSAGASVNIYMFHGGTNFGLTNGANHHHAYSPTVTSYDYDAALTECGDPGPKYHAFREVIARHAPVPEEPAPMPGTKLPLTTVELDRRAPLLPYVRGLPGAVRGDGPATMAELGVHSGHLLYRTTVPAAGDGLLHFAGGVGDRAQVFVDGAPAGVLERERHDETLPVRVPRAGAVLEVLVENLGGVNYGPRTGAPKGLLGPVSFQGAALRDWECRPVPLDDLAAVPFAPSSAATDAEPAFHRGTFEVESPADTFLSLPGWTKGQAWVNGFHLGRYWNRGPQHTLYVPGPVLRPGANDLVLLELHATTGTRALFTDTPDLGPENV; from the coding sequence ATGCCCGCTCTGACGACGACGTCCGACGGATTCCTCCTGCACGGCGAACCGTTCCGGATCATCTCCGGGGCCATGCACTACTTCCGCGTCCACCCCGACCAATGGGCGGACCGGCTGCGCAAGGCCCGGCTGATGGGGCTCAACACGGTGGAGACGTACGTGCCCTGGAACCTCCACCAGCCGGCGCCCGACGGCCCGCTCATGCTCGACGGCTTCCTCGACCTGCCCCGCTTCCTGCGGCTGGCACAGGCGGAGGATCTGCACGTCCTGCTGCGCCCCGGGCCGTTCATCTGCGCCGAGTGGAACGACGGCGGGCTGCCCGCCTGGCTCCTCTCCGTCCCCGGCATCCGGTTGCGCAGCAGCGATCCCCGCTTCGCCGAGGCCTTCGACGGCTACCTCGATCTGCTGCTGCCCGCGCTGCGGCCGCAGTGGGCCGCGTCCGGCGGCCCGGTGATCGCCGTACAGCTGGAGAACGAGTACGGGGCGTACGGCGACGACACCGCGTACCTCAAACACGTCGAGCAGGCCCTGCGCGGGCGGGGCGTCGAGGAGCTGCTGTTCACCTGCGACCAGGCCAACTCCCGGGATCTGTCCGCCGGCAGCCTGCCCGGCGTCCTCGCCACCGCGACCTTCGGCAGCCGGGTCGAGGAGCATCTCGGCGCGCTGCGGGCGCACCGGCCCGAGGGGCCGCTGATGTGCTCCGAGTTCTGGATCGGCTGGTTCGACCACTGGGGCGGACCCCACCACACGCGGGAGGCGGGTGACGCGGCGGCGGACCTCGACCGGCTGCTGTCGGCCGGCGCGTCCGTCAACATCTACATGTTCCACGGCGGCACCAACTTCGGCCTCACCAACGGCGCCAACCACCACCACGCCTACTCCCCCACGGTCACGTCGTACGACTACGACGCGGCACTCACCGAGTGCGGCGACCCCGGCCCCAAGTACCACGCCTTCCGCGAGGTCATCGCCCGCCACGCGCCCGTGCCCGAGGAGCCCGCCCCCATGCCGGGCACCAAACTCCCGCTCACGACAGTGGAGTTGGACCGGCGGGCGCCACTGCTGCCGTATGTCCGCGGCCTGCCGGGGGCCGTGCGCGGCGACGGTCCGGCGACGATGGCCGAACTCGGCGTGCACAGCGGCCACCTGCTCTACCGGACCACCGTGCCGGCCGCCGGGGACGGCCTGCTGCACTTCGCGGGCGGGGTGGGCGACCGCGCCCAGGTGTTCGTGGACGGTGCCCCGGCCGGCGTGCTGGAACGGGAACGCCACGACGAGACCCTCCCCGTCCGGGTGCCGCGCGCGGGTGCCGTGCTGGAGGTGCTCGTGGAGAACCTGGGCGGGGTCAACTACGGACCGCGCACCGGGGCGCCCAAGGGGCTGCTCGGCCCGGTGTCCTTCCAGGGCGCCGCGCTGCGCGACTGGGAGTGCCGTCCGGTGCCCCTGGACGACCTGGCGGCCGTACCGTTCGCTCCTTCCTCCGCCGCCACGGACGCCGAACCCGCCTTCCATCGCGGGACGTTCGAGGTCGAGTCCCCCGCCGACACGTTCCTGTCGCTGCCCGGCTGGACCAAGGGCCAGGCGTGGGTCAACGGCTTCCACCTCGGCCGCTACTGGAATCGCGGGCCGCAGCACACGCTCTACGTGCCCGGCCCGGTCCTGCGCCCCGGCGCCAACGACCTCGTCCTGCTGGAGCTGCACGCCACGACCGGCACGCGTGCGCTGTTCACCGACACCCCCGACCTCGGACCGGAGAACGTCTGA
- a CDS encoding beta-galactosidase has product MPTPPHHLRVPAAAAPPLTGHLPFTDAPGVSDPIEVTSRWLVRGGRPWFPVSGEFHYSRHPAAQWSEELLKMKAGGVTAVASYLIWIHHEEIEGRVRFDGDRDLRRFAELCARHGLDFIPRIGPWSHAEVRNGGLPDWLLARDCTPRTDDPAYLEPVRDWFATVAGQLAGLDRAHGGPIVAIQIENELYDQPGHLLTLKRMAQEAGLDAPLWTSTAWGGVQLPPDELLPLYGGYPEAFWTEADGGWPDTCRKHFFFTHQRDDEGIGADLRPATVRGGAPDAFADRFPWATCELGGGMAVAYHRRPRVDADDIGALGLTKIGCGSVWQGYYMFHGGTNPPGELTTLQESHATGYPNDLPLLTYDFQAPLGEYGQYRPSYHELRLQHLLLADFGHLIAPMASVLPERRPTAQDDRDTLRWAVRGDGASGFLFVNNHQPHEPLPDHPETVFTVELPAAGGSLTLPSSPVTVPTGASFCWPLRLDVAGLRLEWATAQPVCTVDADGRTVLVLAAADGIVPELALDAATVTSVSAPTGDLTPVDGRVLVTGLRPGTDALVEVETVDGGRVGLLVLDAATARTAYRGVAWGAERLILSRDGVVFDERADEVRLHGGGARPSFAVLPAPGRAPLVDGTTVSAAADGVFTRYTAATDDVGGPTAARITPVRPAGPAPDTVTGVLGRASTPADKHFDTVAAEYRVDLPDDLPAGTLLRVHWTGDVGRAHLGDTLVADQFFAGRAWDIGVDRLPADLPRTDGLRLSVLPLPAEAPVHLPSDAAGGARTAAVTHAEWITARTWSVRAG; this is encoded by the coding sequence ATGCCGACGCCCCCGCACCACCTGCGCGTCCCCGCCGCCGCGGCACCCCCGCTGACCGGACACCTGCCCTTCACCGACGCTCCCGGGGTCTCCGATCCCATCGAGGTCACCAGCCGGTGGCTGGTACGCGGCGGCCGCCCCTGGTTCCCGGTCTCCGGCGAGTTCCACTACTCCCGCCACCCCGCGGCACAGTGGTCGGAGGAACTGCTGAAGATGAAGGCGGGCGGGGTGACCGCGGTCGCCAGCTACCTCATCTGGATCCACCACGAGGAGATCGAGGGCCGCGTCCGCTTCGACGGCGACCGTGACCTGCGGCGTTTCGCCGAGCTGTGCGCCCGGCACGGCCTGGACTTCATCCCCCGCATCGGCCCCTGGTCCCACGCGGAGGTGCGCAACGGGGGCCTGCCCGACTGGCTGCTGGCCCGTGACTGCACACCGCGCACCGACGACCCCGCCTACCTGGAACCCGTACGCGACTGGTTCGCGACGGTCGCCGGGCAGTTGGCCGGCCTCGACCGGGCGCACGGCGGCCCGATCGTGGCGATCCAGATCGAGAACGAGCTCTACGACCAGCCCGGCCACCTGCTCACCCTGAAGCGGATGGCGCAGGAGGCCGGACTCGACGCACCCCTGTGGACGTCGACGGCCTGGGGCGGGGTGCAACTGCCGCCGGACGAACTGCTGCCGCTGTACGGCGGCTATCCGGAGGCGTTCTGGACCGAGGCGGACGGCGGCTGGCCCGACACCTGCCGCAAGCACTTCTTCTTCACCCACCAGCGTGACGACGAGGGGATCGGCGCCGACCTGCGGCCGGCCACCGTGCGCGGCGGCGCACCGGACGCGTTCGCGGACCGGTTCCCCTGGGCCACCTGCGAGCTGGGCGGCGGCATGGCGGTGGCCTACCACCGGCGGCCGCGTGTCGACGCCGACGACATCGGCGCGCTGGGGCTCACGAAGATCGGCTGCGGCTCGGTCTGGCAGGGCTACTACATGTTCCACGGCGGCACGAACCCGCCCGGCGAGCTGACCACGCTCCAGGAGTCCCACGCCACGGGCTATCCCAACGACCTGCCGCTGCTGACGTACGACTTCCAGGCCCCGCTCGGCGAGTACGGCCAGTACCGGCCCTCGTACCACGAACTGCGCCTGCAGCACCTGCTGCTGGCGGACTTCGGCCATCTCATCGCGCCGATGGCGTCCGTGCTGCCCGAACGGCGGCCGACGGCGCAGGACGACCGGGACACCCTGCGATGGGCCGTGCGCGGTGACGGCGCCTCGGGCTTCCTGTTCGTCAACAACCACCAGCCGCACGAGCCGCTGCCGGACCACCCGGAGACGGTCTTCACGGTCGAACTGCCCGCCGCAGGCGGTTCGTTGACGCTGCCGAGCAGTCCCGTCACGGTCCCCACCGGCGCCTCCTTCTGCTGGCCGCTGCGGCTGGACGTCGCCGGGCTGCGGCTGGAGTGGGCCACCGCCCAGCCCGTGTGCACGGTCGACGCCGACGGACGTACGGTCCTGGTGCTGGCCGCCGCCGACGGCATCGTCCCCGAACTCGCCCTGGACGCCGCGACGGTGACGTCGGTCAGCGCGCCGACCGGTGACCTCACCCCCGTCGACGGCCGCGTCCTGGTGACCGGGCTGCGCCCCGGGACCGACGCCCTGGTCGAGGTGGAGACGGTGGACGGCGGACGGGTCGGCCTGCTGGTCCTGGACGCGGCCACGGCACGGACCGCCTACCGGGGTGTCGCCTGGGGTGCCGAGCGGCTGATCCTGAGCCGGGACGGCGTCGTCTTCGACGAACGGGCGGACGAGGTGCGGCTGCACGGCGGAGGCGCACGCCCGTCCTTCGCGGTGCTGCCCGCTCCCGGACGGGCACCGCTGGTGGACGGTACGACGGTGAGCGCGGCGGCGGACGGGGTGTTCACCCGGTACACGGCAGCCACCGACGACGTGGGCGGTCCAACGGCCGCGCGGATCACCCCCGTCAGGCCCGCCGGTCCCGCGCCCGACACCGTGACGGGCGTGCTGGGCCGGGCGAGCACGCCGGCGGACAAGCACTTCGACACCGTGGCCGCCGAGTACCGCGTCGACCTGCCGGACGACCTGCCGGCGGGCACCCTGCTGCGCGTCCACTGGACGGGAGACGTGGGCCGGGCCCACCTGGGGGACACCCTGGTCGCCGACCAGTTCTTCGCGGGCCGCGCGTGGGACATCGGCGTCGACCGCCTCCCCGCCGACCTGCCGCGCACCGACGGACTGCGGCTCAGCGTGCTGCCACTGCCCGCCGAGGCCCCCGTCCACCTGCCGTCGGACGCGGCCGGCGGAGCGCGGACGGCCGCCGTCACGCACGCCGAATGGATCACCGCGCGCACCTGGTCGGTGCGGGCGGGCTGA
- a CDS encoding LacI family DNA-binding transcriptional regulator — translation MTASAAGGAVPKGRSRRNFAGSRPVMDDVARLAGVSKQTVSRVLNDHPSVRAETRAAVLEAMSSLGYRPSRSARSLASGRTRMLGVISFDAARYGPAAILTAINTAAQEAGYLVSSIALDTADHDTVVAAVDRLSAEGADGVIAIAPQLWVGRALADTRLDTPLVVLENGLDDSAALAALVTGDSRIGARKATEHLLALGHRTVRHLAGPTGWTSADQRLTSWRSTLEAAGAQVHEPLVGDWSADSGYELGRRLARNPEVTAVFASNDQMALGVLHALHEAGRSVPGDVSVVGYDDIPEAAHLLPPLTTVRTDFAEIGTRSLRLLLDRIDGPAEAPRAESLIPVELVVRGSSGPAPGCTPPAVP, via the coding sequence ATGACCGCAAGCGCCGCCGGCGGAGCCGTCCCGAAGGGGCGCAGCAGACGGAACTTCGCGGGCTCGCGTCCGGTGATGGACGACGTGGCCCGGCTGGCCGGTGTCTCCAAGCAGACCGTCTCGCGCGTGCTCAACGACCACCCTTCCGTCCGCGCCGAGACACGCGCGGCGGTCCTGGAGGCGATGAGCTCGCTCGGCTACCGCCCCAGCCGCAGCGCCCGGTCGCTGGCCAGCGGCCGGACCCGGATGCTCGGCGTCATCTCCTTCGACGCCGCCCGCTACGGGCCGGCCGCCATCCTCACCGCGATCAACACCGCGGCGCAGGAGGCCGGTTACCTGGTCAGCTCCATCGCCCTCGACACGGCCGACCACGACACGGTCGTGGCGGCCGTCGACCGGCTGTCGGCCGAGGGCGCGGACGGGGTGATCGCCATCGCCCCGCAGCTCTGGGTGGGCAGGGCCCTGGCGGACACCCGGCTCGACACCCCGCTGGTGGTGCTGGAGAACGGACTCGACGACAGCGCGGCGCTGGCCGCGCTGGTCACCGGCGACTCCCGGATCGGCGCCCGCAAGGCCACCGAGCACCTCCTGGCCCTCGGCCACCGGACCGTACGGCACCTCGCCGGACCGACCGGCTGGACCTCGGCCGACCAGCGGCTGACCAGCTGGCGCTCGACGCTGGAGGCGGCCGGGGCGCAGGTGCACGAGCCGCTCGTCGGCGACTGGAGCGCCGACTCGGGCTACGAACTCGGTCGTCGGCTGGCCCGGAACCCGGAGGTCACCGCGGTGTTCGCGTCCAACGACCAGATGGCCCTCGGCGTCCTGCACGCCCTGCACGAGGCGGGCCGTTCGGTCCCCGGTGACGTCAGCGTGGTCGGCTACGACGACATCCCGGAAGCCGCCCATCTGCTGCCCCCGCTGACCACCGTGCGCACCGACTTCGCCGAGATCGGCACCCGCTCGCTGCGCCTCCTGCTCGACCGGATCGACGGTCCGGCCGAGGCACCGCGGGCCGAGTCGCTGATTCCCGTGGAGCTCGTCGTGCGGGGCAGCAGCGGACCGGCCCCCGGCTGCACGCCGCCCGCCGTGCCCTGA